The genomic stretch GGGCGCAGTGGCTGTTCGACGAAGTGGCGGTCGATATTCCCTTCGATGGAAGCGAGGATATCAAGGCCATCGAGAACCGCCTGCGCCAGGCGCGCGGCGATCTGCCGATCGACATTGTCGTGCAGCCTCGGGCGGTCAGGCGCAAGAAGCTTTTTCTCGCCGACATGGATTCCACCATGATCGGCCAGGAATGTATCGACGAGCTGGCCGACTTCGCCGGGCTGAAAGCCCATGTCGCCGCCATTACCGAACGCGCGATGCGCGGCGAGATCGCGTTCGAGCCGGCGCTGCGCGAGCGTGTCGCGCTCTTGAAGGATATGCCGGTCGGCGTGGTCGATGAAGTGCTGGCAAAACGCATCACGCCGACTCCGGGCGGCCGCGAGCTGGTCATGACCATGCGCGCGCACGGCGCCTATACCTGCCTGATCTCGGGCGGCTTTACGCTGTTCAGCAACGCGGTCGCGGCGATGATCGGATTCCAGGAGAACCGCGCCAATGAATTGAAGGTGCGCGACGGCAAGCTCACCGGCGAAGTCACCGAGCCGATTTTGGGCCGCGCCGCCAAGCTTGCGACCCTGATCGAACTCACGGAGTCGTTCGATCTCGACGAGATCGACAC from Bradyrhizobium sp. Ash2021 encodes the following:
- the serB gene encoding phosphoserine phosphatase SerB, giving the protein MSLVATLICNPANPALDSTIVDGALAVLPSPGRAQWLFDEVAVDIPFDGSEDIKAIENRLRQARGDLPIDIVVQPRAVRRKKLFLADMDSTMIGQECIDELADFAGLKAHVAAITERAMRGEIAFEPALRERVALLKDMPVGVVDEVLAKRITPTPGGRELVMTMRAHGAYTCLISGGFTLFSNAVAAMIGFQENRANELKVRDGKLTGEVTEPILGRAAKLATLIELTESFDLDEIDTLVAGDGANDLGMIEAAGLGVAYHAKPAVAAAAAARIDHGDLTALLYVQGYRRDEFVEG